Sequence from the Nocardia brasiliensis genome:
CGCGCAGGTAGTGCTCGACCGGGTCCTGGGTTTCGCGGGCGCCCATGGTCTCGCGCATCTGACCGGTGACCAGCTCGGCGAAGGTCTCGGCGATGATCCGCACGGCGTCGGGGCCCAGGGTGGAGGTCAGGCGCGAGGCGTGCGCGAACAGATAGTCGCCGGCCAGGATGGCGATGTTGTTGCCCCAGCGCGAGTTCACGCTCGGGGCGCCGCGGCGCACGGTGGCCTCGTCCATCACGTCGTCGTGGTACAGCGTGGCCAGGTGCACCAGTTCGACGACGGTGCCCGCGGTGACGAGTGCGGGGTCGCTCGCACGCGGGCCGAGTTGACCGGTCAGCAGGGTGAACAGCGGACGGAATCGCTTGCCGCCCGCCTTGGCCAGGTGCAGCGCCGCCTCTTGGAGGAACTCCTCGCCGTCGGACAGTTCGGCGACCAAGAGCTTCTCGACCTCTTCCAGGCCGGCGCGCACGGTCGCGGCGAGGTCGGTGTCGCCGAGGTCGACCCCGGCGACCACCGTGCTCTCGTCGCAGGCAGCGTCGATGGCTCGCTCGCTGGCCTCGCTCACGGCCGATGTGCTCATTTCTTCTCCCGCCGATGCGTCCGACCCCACGGTAGAGAACCTAGCGTGTCCTCAGCCGATGGCCCATGAACACCGTCACTATGCGGTGTATCAGACACTTTGGCACACCGTTTTCGGTGCGCCGCGCGCGCCCGCGCCGCCGGGGTCACGTGCCAGTATTGAACGCATGGGTTCACCGGAAGTCACCCCAGCGAGCGGGGACGCGCTGCCCGCACAGGCCGAGGTGCTGGTCGTGGGCGCGGGCCCGGCCGGCTCGGCATCGGCGGCCTGGGCCGCGCGCGCCGGACGCGATGTGGTGCTGATCGATGCCGCCGTCTTCCCCAGGGACAAGACCTGCGGCGATGGGCTGACCCCGCGCGCTACGGCCGAGCTCGAGCACCTCGGACTCGGCGAATGGGTGCGCGCGCACACCGTCAACCATGGCCTGCGGATGACCGGTTTCGGCCGGGAAGCCCTGCTGAACTGGCCGGGCGGATCGTTCCCGACCTACGGAAGCGCGGTCCCCCGGACCGAACTCGACGACAAGCTGCGCGAGACCGCGATCAAGTCCGGCGCGCGGATGATCGACGGCACAAAAGTAATCGATGTCACGCGGGACGGGGATCGAGTCACCGGCGTGACGGTGCGAACGGCCGACGGCACGCGCACCATCGGATGCGCGCTGCTGATCGTCGCCGACGGCGTGCGCTCGCCGGTCGGGCGGATGCTCGGGCGCACCTGGCATCGGCAGTACGCCTACGGCACCGCCGCCCGCGCCTACATCAAGTCCGGCCGCAGCGACGATCAGTGGATCACCTCGCACCTGGAATTGCGCGATGCCTCCGGCGCCCTGGTGCCCGGCTATGGCTGGGTGTTCCCGCTCGGCAACGGCGAGGTGAACATCGGCGTCGGCTCGCTGGCCACCGAGCAGCGGCCCTCGCACATCGCGCTGAAGCCGTTGCTGGAGCACTACACCAAGCAGCGCTACGACGAATGGCAGTTCGACGGTTCGCTGCGCGCGGTGGCCTCGGCGCTGCTGCCGATGGGCGGCGCCGTTTCCCATGTCGCCGGACGCAACTGGGTGCTGGTCGGTGACGCGGCGGGCTGCGTGAACCCGCTCAACGGCGAGGGCATCGACTACGGCCTCGAGGGCGGGCACATGCTGGCCGGGCTGCTCGACGAGCCGGATCTGACCACCATCTGGCCCGAGTTGCTGCGGGCCCGCTACGGCCGCACCTTCTCGGTGGCGCGCCGGATCGCCGGACTTGCCACCCATCCGAAGATGGTGCCGATCGGCGGTCCGCCGGTGATGCGTTCGAAGTACTTGCAGCGCACCGCCGTTCGCGTGATGGGCAACCTGGTCACCGACGAGGACGTCGACCTGACCGCGCGCGCATGGCGCGCGGCAGGCCGGATGTCGATGCGCGCAGACGACCTCCAGCCCTTCGCCTGACCGGACGAACAGCGGCGACGCCGCCGAGTCCCACGAAGGGCTTGGCAGGCCTAGACGGCCGAAGGGTTTTCGATGCGGAACACCGCGCTGCGCGGTGCGGCGGCGGCGAATTCGTCCGGGTCGGCCGAGTTCACCAGGCCGAGCTTGATGAAGAACGGCACGCCGTGCGGCACCTCCTGCGGGAAGGCACGCAGCACCGCGGGACGCTCGTCGGCCGGGAGCTCGATCAGATCCACCCGGTTGCGCCTGCGTCCCTCGGCCAGGATGCCCCAGTGGCTCTTGCGCGCGTTGCGCACCCACTCGGCCTCCCCGTGCCCGACGACATAGCGCGCGCCGCGCACGGTCAGCGGGGAGACCGGGGTGGTGCGCAGCTCGCCGGACACCCGGCCGGGCACCGAGAGCACCCGCATCGTGCCGAGCCGCAGACCGGCGCGGTTGAGCGTGATCACCACGCGGTTCATCGGCTTCAGCCAGCCGGGCAGGCCCAGTTTCGTAGCCATGACAACTCCTTTCAGTTCGCCCACGGCAGTTCACCGTCGGCGATGCGTTTCGCGGTGCGCAGCACCCAGTCCAATTCGGTGGCACGCAGTTCGCGTTCGAGTTCGGTTTCCAGCAGCACGATTTCGGGCACGTCGGTCGAACGCGCCACGGCCAGAGCCGAATCCAGCTCGTCGATGCCCGTGCGCAGCACCTCGGCCCGGCGGGCGAGCAACGCCGCCGCACGGTCGGGCGCCAGGTTGAGGATGTGCGCCAAACCCGCTGCGAACCGCGGGTATTCGTTCACCGGTTCGGCGAGGTACTCGTCGAGCAGCGAGTCGAGCTCCGCGCGGCCCGCCGCGGTGATCGAGAAAACGGTGCGCTCCGGGCGGGCACCGTCGCGACTGCTGCCGGTCGACTCGATCAGCCCGTGCGCGGCCAGCCGGGCAACGGCGTCGTAGACGGACCCGCCGCGCATCCGCACCACCCGCCCGACGTGCCGGTCCCGGATCAACACCTGCATCTCGTAGGGGTGCATGGGCCGCTCGTTGAGCAGGCTCAGCAGCGCAAGCGCCAACGGGCTCCTGCGGGCTCTCGATGCCGCCATCAGACTCCTTTAGTCGAACTCGAATAACCGAACTCGACTATACACCGCACATCGCGATTCCGGAGAAACGAACGACGGCATCACGGCCATAGCCTCATCGCATGACGGCAATTGCGGATGTCTCGCTGGTCACGGTGTGCGTCACCGATCAGACCGCATCGAAGCAGTGGTACATCGACGAGCTGGGCTCCGTGGAATCGACCGATATCCCCATGGGCGACAACGGATTCCGGTGGGTCACCATCGCACCCGGATCATCCCGAGCTCGAGATCGCCCTGATGGTCCCTGGTCCCCCGCTGGACGAGGCACTGGCCGAGGCGATCCGGCGCGCGCTGGGCAGCGGCGCCCACGGGGCGCTCGGCCTGCGCACCGAGAACAGTCAGAAGACGTTCGCCGAACTCACGGCCAAGGGCGTGGAGTTCATCCAGCCACCCGCCGAGCGGCGCTACGACACCGAGGCCATCATCCGGGACAATTCCGGGAACTGGCTGGTACTGGTGGAACAGAAGCATTTTCGCCCGCGGACTTCGCCTAGGACGAGGCCCGTCGTCCCGGACGAACCGGGACGACGAGGCCGAGAACGGAATCAGGCAGTCGCCTGTGCGGCGACCCACTCCTCGATGAACTTGCGCTCGCTGTTCAGCACGCGGTGGTGCAGCTGCTCGGCGAGCGGCTCGATGGCGCCGCCGACCAGCGGCACGTTGACCTGCACGGTGCCGACCACCTCGATCTCGGAACCCTCTGCGGTCGAACGCATTTCGTAGGTGCCCGACATCTCGGTGCTGATGCCGCCGGTCGAGCCCTCGAAGGTGCCCTTGGCGACATCGCCGTCGAGGGCCTGCCAATTGTCGGTGCGCGAGAGCATGAGTTCGCTCTTGAGCACCTTGCTCACCACGCTGGGAACCTTGTCCTGCGCGGCCTTTTCGGTCATATGGATGCGGATCGAGTCCGCCCCTTCCGGGTGGGAAAGGTCGAGCGTTGCGGTCTCGGCGTCGGCGAAACGGGCCTGCCAGACCTTGTCGTCGGTGAGTGCCCGGTGAAGATCTTCGACCGGGACGGTGTAAGGCACGGTGAAGCTGAATTTTCGGGACATGCGCGACACGGTAGCCGAGTCGCTCGGTAGCCTGTTGCGGTGTTGGAAACCACGCAGTCTGATCGGCGGTCCATCCGTCTGCGGCGGGCCAGGATCGGTGTCGTCACGGCCGCGACGGTGATCAGCGTACTGATCGTGCTGCTGGTGCTGGCCGCCTGGCGCAACGACTATCTGATCAACTCCGACAAGGGCGTGACCAGCGCCGAAGTGCTCTCCGCTGGCAGGCTGCGCTCGGCGGTCATGTACGTCACGCCGGACGGGGAGACGCACAATCCGAAGGTCGGCGTGCTCTACCCGACCAATCTCACCGCGGGCGAACGCATCCGGGTCGAGTACTACCGCGCCGACCCGGACCTGGTGCGGGTGGAGGGCCGCGATGTGCGCGTCGCCATCCCGCCCGCGCTGTCGGTAATTGTGG
This genomic interval carries:
- a CDS encoding polyprenyl synthetase family protein, with protein sequence MSTSAVSEASERAIDAACDESTVVAGVDLGDTDLAATVRAGLEEVEKLLVAELSDGEEFLQEAALHLAKAGGKRFRPLFTLLTGQLGPRASDPALVTAGTVVELVHLATLYHDDVMDEATVRRGAPSVNSRWGNNIAILAGDYLFAHASRLTSTLGPDAVRIIAETFAELVTGQMRETMGARETQDPVEHYLRVVWEKTGSLIAAAGRFGGTFSGASLDHVERLARLGDAVGTAFQISDDIIDISSATEQSGKTPGTDLREGVHTLPVLYALRDEGADGDRLRKLLAQPLSTDAEVEEALELLGRSHGMVLAKEKLHGYADLAHAELSALPQGPANDALERLVRYTIERVG
- a CDS encoding geranylgeranyl reductase family protein; its protein translation is MGSPEVTPASGDALPAQAEVLVVGAGPAGSASAAWAARAGRDVVLIDAAVFPRDKTCGDGLTPRATAELEHLGLGEWVRAHTVNHGLRMTGFGREALLNWPGGSFPTYGSAVPRTELDDKLRETAIKSGARMIDGTKVIDVTRDGDRVTGVTVRTADGTRTIGCALLIVADGVRSPVGRMLGRTWHRQYAYGTAARAYIKSGRSDDQWITSHLELRDASGALVPGYGWVFPLGNGEVNIGVGSLATEQRPSHIALKPLLEHYTKQRYDEWQFDGSLRAVASALLPMGGAVSHVAGRNWVLVGDAAGCVNPLNGEGIDYGLEGGHMLAGLLDEPDLTTIWPELLRARYGRTFSVARRIAGLATHPKMVPIGGPPVMRSKYLQRTAVRVMGNLVTDEDVDLTARAWRAAGRMSMRADDLQPFA
- a CDS encoding deazaflavin-dependent nitroreductase; the protein is MATKLGLPGWLKPMNRVVITLNRAGLRLGTMRVLSVPGRVSGELRTTPVSPLTVRGARYVVGHGEAEWVRNARKSHWGILAEGRRRNRVDLIELPADERPAVLRAFPQEVPHGVPFFIKLGLVNSADPDEFAAAAPRSAVFRIENPSAV
- a CDS encoding PadR family transcriptional regulator — its product is MAASRARRSPLALALLSLLNERPMHPYEMQVLIRDRHVGRVVRMRGGSVYDAVARLAAHGLIESTGSSRDGARPERTVFSITAAGRAELDSLLDEYLAEPVNEYPRFAAGLAHILNLAPDRAAALLARRAEVLRTGIDELDSALAVARSTDVPEIVLLETELERELRATELDWVLRTAKRIADGELPWAN
- a CDS encoding DUF2505 domain-containing protein: MSRKFSFTVPYTVPVEDLHRALTDDKVWQARFADAETATLDLSHPEGADSIRIHMTEKAAQDKVPSVVSKVLKSELMLSRTDNWQALDGDVAKGTFEGSTGGISTEMSGTYEMRSTAEGSEIEVVGTVQVNVPLVGGAIEPLAEQLHHRVLNSERKFIEEWVAAQATA
- a CDS encoding DUF3592 domain-containing protein; its protein translation is MLETTQSDRRSIRLRRARIGVVTAATVISVLIVLLVLAAWRNDYLINSDKGVTSAEVLSAGRLRSAVMYVTPDGETHNPKVGVLYPTNLTAGERIRVEYYRADPDLVRVEGRDVRVAIPPALSVIVVTWLVALPTLWLLHRAGRRRPQPPAAT